A single Quadrisphaera setariae DNA region contains:
- a CDS encoding TetR/AcrR family transcriptional regulator, whose amino-acid sequence MGRPAGFEEASAVRAARRVFWEHGYEQASVPDLERATGLGRSSLYHAFGSKRGLYDAALASYLDEVVRPRLRPLQTAPVAPDALATYLGGLLAAIAAVAPAETGGSETGSAGEGDDGRGGAGPAADARLGCLLLNAAAAPIGQDETVRAVVAAYRHELRAAVAAGLAAARPDLDGGERDQLGESVTALVVAALALVRVDRGAAGDSLRAALATARPRPARRPAPVPTPPTRG is encoded by the coding sequence ATGGGCAGGCCAGCGGGCTTCGAGGAGGCGAGCGCCGTGCGCGCCGCCCGCCGCGTCTTCTGGGAGCACGGGTACGAGCAGGCCTCCGTGCCCGACCTCGAGCGCGCCACCGGCCTGGGGCGCTCGAGCCTCTACCACGCCTTCGGCAGCAAGCGGGGCCTCTACGACGCCGCCCTGGCCAGCTACCTCGACGAGGTGGTCCGCCCTCGCCTGCGCCCCCTGCAGACCGCTCCCGTCGCCCCGGACGCGCTGGCCACCTACCTCGGCGGTCTCCTCGCGGCCATCGCCGCCGTGGCCCCCGCCGAGACCGGCGGCAGCGAGACCGGGAGCGCCGGGGAGGGCGACGACGGGCGAGGTGGCGCCGGGCCGGCCGCGGACGCGCGCCTCGGCTGCCTGCTCCTCAACGCCGCCGCCGCACCCATCGGCCAGGACGAGACCGTCCGCGCCGTCGTCGCCGCCTACCGCCACGAGCTGCGCGCCGCCGTCGCCGCCGGCCTGGCCGCCGCCCGCCCCGACCTCGACGGCGGCGAGCGCGACCAGCTCGGGGAGTCCGTCACCGCCCTCGTCGTCGCCGCTCTCGCCCTGGTCCGGGTGGACCGCGGCGCCGCCGGCGACAGCCTGCGCGCGGCCCTCGCCACCGCCCGCCCCCGCCCCGCCCGCAGACCAGCCCCGGTGCCCACCCCTCCCACCCGGGGCTGA
- a CDS encoding DUF1304 domain-containing protein: MVIAGLVLISAAALLHVWIFVLESLAWTSPRARRTFGLSREEALATQQMAFNQGFYNLFLAVAAAAGVVVLSTGGPVGVGAALALTGAGSMAGAALVLAASDRSKLRAALAQGTAPLLGVVALAVGLATR; the protein is encoded by the coding sequence GTGGTCATCGCCGGACTCGTCCTCATCAGCGCCGCCGCCCTGCTGCACGTGTGGATCTTCGTGCTCGAGTCGCTGGCGTGGACCAGCCCGCGAGCGCGCCGCACCTTCGGCCTCAGCCGCGAGGAGGCGCTCGCCACCCAGCAGATGGCGTTCAACCAGGGCTTCTACAACCTCTTCCTCGCGGTCGCCGCGGCGGCGGGCGTCGTCGTCCTGAGCACCGGCGGTCCGGTGGGCGTCGGCGCTGCGCTCGCGCTGACCGGTGCCGGCTCCATGGCCGGCGCCGCCCTGGTGCTGGCGGCCTCGGACCGCAGCAAGCTGCGCGCCGCCCTGGCCCAGGGGACGGCCCCGCTGCTCGGCGTCGTCGCGCTGGCCGTGGGCCTCGCCACCCGCTGA
- a CDS encoding NADP-dependent oxidoreductase codes for MTSTTSSTTSTSRQWQLVSRPVGEPKPSDVRLVEVPLPDLGPGQVRVANEFVSVDPYMRGRMNDTKSYVPPFGLGESMNGGAVGRVVASSADQLPVGTLVVHQQGWRDVAQGDAAGFRAVPEVERDGVAVPSSVHLGILGLTGQTAYAGLTAVGRLQPGEVVFVSGAAGAVGTAVGQVARLLGASRVVGSAGGPEKVARLGERFGFDAALDYKAAPVREQLPALVPDGVDVYFDNVGGDHLQAALDVMNRHGRLVLCGAISGYNASPAQPGPAGPDNMANTITRSLTLQGFTLGDFASLLPEATTKLAEWFAAGQLQHDETVVDGVENTFEAFLSMMRGGNTGKMVVRVG; via the coding sequence ATGACCAGCACGACCAGCTCCACCACCTCGACCAGCCGCCAGTGGCAGCTCGTCTCCCGCCCCGTCGGCGAGCCGAAGCCCTCCGACGTGCGCCTGGTCGAGGTGCCCCTGCCCGACCTCGGCCCCGGCCAGGTGCGCGTGGCCAACGAGTTCGTCTCCGTGGACCCCTACATGCGGGGCCGGATGAACGACACCAAGAGCTACGTGCCGCCGTTCGGCCTCGGTGAGTCGATGAACGGCGGGGCCGTCGGCCGCGTGGTGGCCTCCAGCGCCGACCAGCTGCCCGTGGGCACCCTCGTGGTGCACCAGCAGGGCTGGCGGGACGTCGCCCAGGGCGACGCGGCCGGCTTCCGCGCCGTGCCCGAGGTGGAGCGCGACGGCGTCGCGGTGCCCTCCTCGGTGCACCTGGGGATCCTGGGGCTCACCGGGCAGACCGCCTACGCGGGGCTGACCGCCGTCGGCCGCCTCCAGCCGGGTGAGGTGGTGTTCGTCTCCGGCGCCGCCGGTGCTGTGGGCACGGCCGTGGGCCAGGTGGCGCGCCTGCTGGGAGCCTCCCGGGTGGTCGGGTCCGCCGGTGGCCCGGAGAAGGTGGCCCGCCTCGGCGAGCGCTTCGGCTTCGACGCCGCCCTCGACTACAAGGCCGCCCCCGTGCGCGAGCAGCTGCCCGCGCTCGTGCCGGACGGCGTGGACGTCTACTTCGACAACGTCGGCGGCGACCACCTGCAGGCCGCGCTCGACGTCATGAACCGCCACGGCCGCCTCGTGCTGTGCGGCGCCATCTCCGGCTACAACGCCAGCCCGGCCCAGCCCGGTCCGGCCGGTCCGGACAACATGGCCAACACCATCACCCGGAGCCTGACCCTGCAGGGCTTCACCCTCGGCGACTTCGCGTCCCTGCTGCCCGAGGCCACCACCAAGCTCGCCGAGTGGTTCGCCGCGGGGCAGCTGCAGCACGACGAGACCGTGGTCGACGGCGTGGAGAACACCTTCGAGGCGTTCCTGTCCATGATGCGCGGCGGCAACACCGGCAAGATGGTCGTCCGGGTGGGCTGA
- a CDS encoding tyrosine-type recombinase/integrase — MEEDDERDEQVARSTMTVADAWASYAATARVDVVTLKSYESRYFRHVDPVLGPRRVASTSREDVEALLAGIASRGAGAELVRQCRVVLGLLLRRAREVGAIREVPTGDVLLPRQARSAAPRGRVMTPQEFLLVREALPTPGARLLADLLVRSGLRIGEALALQPQDVLGDSLVVRRRLVEPGRSSSEDGQRFALRSGTKSGQERRVEVGGPFAAELQRWCEQHHLADGDLLFPRRLVLPEPSGKSFPAKIHTTPLTPERLAELGSFTGPNGRTYGHGTVNGYTTGACRCASCRQAVSEYSSARRRARRDQRAGAAPPRSSATVPPGRGGEAGADAFPGVSRHAWAAQWSRAVKNAGLEFRPLARQTRHTHASWLSGAGVSSERVAGRLGHRDERSTSRYVRPVGPEADPVAAVEALLRQESPPGGSAEHPDL, encoded by the coding sequence GTGGAAGAAGACGATGAGAGGGACGAGCAGGTCGCCCGCTCCACCATGACGGTGGCCGACGCGTGGGCGTCGTACGCCGCGACGGCGCGGGTCGACGTCGTGACCCTGAAGTCCTACGAGAGCCGGTACTTCCGCCACGTCGACCCCGTCCTCGGGCCGAGGCGCGTCGCCAGCACCAGCCGCGAGGACGTGGAGGCCTTGCTCGCGGGGATCGCGTCGCGGGGTGCTGGGGCCGAGCTGGTGAGGCAGTGCCGCGTGGTGCTCGGTCTGCTGCTGCGCCGGGCTCGGGAGGTGGGAGCCATCCGCGAGGTGCCGACCGGCGACGTCCTCCTGCCCCGTCAGGCGAGGTCGGCCGCCCCGCGGGGCCGGGTGATGACACCGCAGGAGTTCCTCCTCGTGCGCGAGGCGCTGCCCACGCCGGGCGCACGTCTCCTGGCCGACCTGCTGGTCCGTTCAGGTCTGAGGATCGGAGAAGCTCTGGCGTTGCAGCCGCAGGACGTCCTCGGTGACTCGCTGGTGGTGCGGCGCAGGCTCGTCGAGCCGGGGCGGAGCTCCTCGGAGGACGGCCAGAGGTTCGCGCTGAGGTCGGGCACGAAGTCCGGGCAGGAGCGGCGGGTCGAGGTCGGAGGGCCGTTCGCGGCGGAGCTGCAGCGCTGGTGCGAGCAGCACCACCTGGCCGACGGCGACCTGCTGTTCCCACGCCGTCTCGTCCTGCCGGAGCCGTCCGGGAAGTCCTTCCCTGCGAAGATCCACACCACTCCTCTCACGCCGGAGCGGCTCGCCGAGCTGGGCTCGTTCACCGGGCCCAACGGCCGCACCTACGGCCACGGGACGGTCAACGGCTACACGACGGGGGCGTGTCGGTGCGCATCCTGTCGCCAGGCGGTCTCGGAGTACTCGTCAGCGAGGCGACGTGCCCGGCGGGACCAGCGCGCAGGCGCGGCTCCTCCGCGGTCGTCCGCGACGGTCCCACCGGGGCGCGGCGGTGAGGCAGGTGCAGACGCCTTCCCCGGCGTGTCGCGCCACGCCTGGGCGGCGCAGTGGTCGAGGGCGGTCAAGAACGCTGGTCTCGAGTTCCGGCCGCTGGCGCGGCAGACGCGCCACACCCACGCCTCATGGCTGAGTGGGGCGGGAGTGAGCAGCGAACGTGTGGCAGGCCGGTTGGGGCACCGGGACGAGCGGTCGACCAGCCGGTACGTCCGTCCTGTAGGGCCCGAGGCAGACCCTGTGGCGGCTGTGGAAGCGCTGCTGCGCCAGGAGTCGCCACCTGGTGGCAGTGCCGAGCATCCGGACCTGTAA
- the der gene encoding ribosome biogenesis GTPase Der yields the protein MSEELDPTRALRVGLEDYELSDDDLAVLDGEHDVHGSDDEGVLPVVAIIGRPNVGKSTLVNRVLGRREAVVQDVPGVTRDRVRYTTEWAGTPFVVVDTGGWEVDVHGLDARVAEQAEIAIELADVVVFVVDASVGATGTDEAVVKLIRRSGKPVVLAANKVDDERTEADASQLWSLGLGEPHPVSALHGRGSGDLLDAVLKAVPEKLVGDAEAPGGPRRVALLGRPNVGKSSLLNKLVGSERVVVDSTAGTTRDPVDELVELGGRPWRFVDTAGIRRRVHQTSGADYYASLRTQAALERAEVAVVLLEASERLTEQDTRIISTVVESGRALVLAFNKWDLTDEERRHYLEREIETDLAQVAWAPRVNISARTGRHTDRLVPALDVALDSWDTRVPTGRLNQFLSEVVQAHPHPLRGGKQPRILFGTQASTRPPRFVLFASGFLEAQYRRFLERRLREQFGFEGSPVEVSVRVREKRRR from the coding sequence ATGAGCGAGGAGCTGGACCCGACCCGTGCGCTGCGCGTCGGGCTGGAGGACTACGAGCTGTCCGACGACGACCTCGCCGTCCTCGACGGCGAGCACGACGTCCACGGCAGCGACGACGAGGGCGTCCTGCCCGTCGTCGCCATCATCGGACGCCCCAACGTGGGCAAGTCGACGCTGGTCAACCGCGTCCTCGGCCGCCGAGAGGCCGTCGTGCAGGACGTGCCCGGCGTCACCCGCGACCGCGTCCGGTACACCACCGAGTGGGCCGGCACGCCCTTCGTCGTCGTCGACACCGGCGGCTGGGAGGTCGACGTCCACGGGCTCGACGCCCGCGTGGCCGAGCAGGCCGAGATCGCCATCGAGCTGGCCGACGTCGTCGTCTTCGTGGTCGACGCCTCCGTGGGCGCCACCGGCACCGACGAGGCCGTGGTGAAGCTCATCCGCCGCTCGGGCAAGCCCGTGGTGCTGGCGGCGAACAAGGTCGACGACGAGCGCACCGAGGCCGACGCCTCGCAGCTGTGGTCGCTCGGCCTGGGGGAGCCGCACCCGGTCTCGGCGCTGCACGGTCGCGGTTCGGGAGATCTCCTCGACGCCGTGCTCAAGGCCGTCCCCGAGAAGCTCGTGGGGGACGCCGAGGCGCCCGGCGGGCCGCGGCGCGTGGCGCTGCTGGGCCGTCCGAACGTCGGCAAGTCGAGCCTGCTCAACAAGCTGGTCGGCTCCGAGCGCGTCGTCGTCGACAGCACCGCCGGCACCACCCGCGACCCGGTCGACGAGCTCGTGGAGCTCGGCGGGCGCCCGTGGCGGTTCGTGGACACCGCCGGCATCCGCCGCCGCGTCCACCAGACCTCCGGCGCCGACTACTACGCCTCCCTGCGCACGCAGGCGGCCCTGGAGCGGGCCGAGGTCGCCGTGGTGCTGCTGGAGGCCTCCGAGCGCCTCACCGAGCAGGACACCCGCATCATCTCCACCGTCGTGGAGTCCGGGCGGGCGCTGGTGCTGGCGTTCAACAAGTGGGACCTCACCGACGAGGAGCGCCGCCACTACCTCGAGCGCGAGATCGAGACCGACCTCGCGCAGGTGGCGTGGGCGCCGCGGGTGAACATCTCCGCGCGCACCGGCCGGCACACCGACAGGCTCGTCCCGGCGCTCGACGTGGCGCTGGACAGCTGGGACACGCGCGTGCCGACGGGCCGCCTGAACCAGTTCCTGTCCGAGGTCGTGCAGGCCCACCCGCACCCGCTGCGGGGCGGCAAGCAGCCGCGCATCCTCTTCGGCACGCAGGCGTCCACCCGGCCGCCGCGGTTCGTGCTGTTCGCCTCCGGGTTCCTCGAGGCGCAGTACCGGCGGTTCCTGGAGCGGCGCCTGCGCGAGCAGTTCGGCTTCGAGGGCTCCCCGGTGGAGGTCAGCGTGCGCGTGCGGGAGAAGCGCCGCCGCTGA
- a CDS encoding (d)CMP kinase yields the protein MHAPPEHPTPSSAQPPARGLVVVVDGPSGSGKSTLCRRTAAALGAGYLDTGAYYRAVCWAALEDGVDLAAAAAASSTPGGRDHGSDEAVASLARGLDLRVGTDPERPYVIVRGTDVTAAIRESRISAAVSAVATNLEVRAELIARQRAAIAVQAAERGVVAEGRDLTTVVAPDAAVRVLVVVDEQRRLARRALELHGTSDEAAVERTRDEVVRRDRDDSTVASFTEAADGVAVLDNSGTLEEGVEALLALAAAALPAHPAAPAPETAGARA from the coding sequence GTGCACGCTCCACCCGAACACCCCACCCCGTCCAGCGCGCAGCCCCCCGCGCGCGGGCTCGTCGTCGTCGTCGACGGTCCCTCCGGCTCCGGCAAGTCCACGCTGTGCCGCCGCACCGCCGCCGCGCTCGGCGCGGGCTACCTCGACACCGGCGCCTACTACCGCGCGGTGTGCTGGGCGGCCCTGGAGGACGGTGTCGACCTGGCCGCGGCCGCCGCCGCGTCGTCGACGCCGGGAGGGCGCGACCACGGGTCCGACGAGGCCGTCGCCAGCCTGGCCCGCGGTCTGGACCTGCGGGTGGGCACCGACCCGGAGCGCCCGTACGTCATCGTCCGCGGCACCGACGTCACCGCCGCGATCCGGGAGAGCCGCATCTCCGCCGCCGTGAGCGCGGTGGCGACCAACCTCGAGGTCCGCGCCGAGCTCATCGCCCGCCAGCGCGCCGCCATCGCCGTCCAGGCCGCCGAGCGGGGCGTCGTGGCCGAGGGTCGCGACCTCACCACCGTGGTGGCGCCCGACGCCGCCGTGCGCGTCCTGGTGGTCGTCGACGAGCAGCGCCGCCTGGCGCGCCGGGCCCTGGAGCTGCACGGCACGTCCGACGAGGCCGCTGTCGAGCGCACCCGCGACGAGGTGGTCCGGCGCGACCGCGACGACTCCACCGTCGCCTCCTTCACCGAGGCCGCCGACGGCGTCGCCGTCCTCGACAACTCCGGCACGCTGGAGGAGGGGGTCGAGGCGCTGCTGGCGCTGGCCGCCGCCGCCCTGCCGGCCCACCCCGCCGCACCGGCACCCGAGACCGCAGGAGCCCGCGCATGA
- a CDS encoding inositol monophosphatase family protein, which yields MATSPRPTGTPEQVEEATAALEFVAALATRLGEEATRRQAGAVEQRKPAAALTGSVVTDVDLDTERAVDEALRERFPADGIIGEEGADRPPADPERGRTWVVDPIDGTLNYARRLGPWSVVVSAWRGPRERPHAESVAVWTGGHLYTALVGHGAFVRVGGPDAEPRRLHLEGPAEAGGVVRAGAGVLGAVKEAGWLAKVVESSAAEVVSIADGRVMGTLRLGGDRRDLHGPALLVAEAGGAVVPLDGEPLSGVSRSLVLAHPGAVDDLVALATANLPVSGPAD from the coding sequence GTGGCCACCTCACCCCGCCCGACCGGAACCCCCGAGCAGGTCGAGGAGGCGACCGCGGCGCTGGAGTTCGTCGCCGCCCTCGCCACCCGCCTCGGCGAGGAGGCGACCCGCCGCCAGGCCGGCGCCGTCGAGCAGCGCAAGCCCGCCGCGGCGCTGACCGGCTCGGTGGTCACCGACGTCGACCTCGACACCGAGCGCGCCGTCGACGAGGCCCTGCGCGAGCGCTTCCCCGCCGACGGGATCATCGGCGAGGAGGGCGCCGACCGGCCCCCCGCGGACCCCGAGCGGGGGCGGACCTGGGTGGTCGACCCCATCGACGGCACCCTCAACTACGCCCGCCGGCTGGGCCCGTGGTCGGTGGTGGTCTCCGCGTGGCGCGGCCCGCGCGAGCGGCCGCACGCCGAGTCCGTCGCGGTGTGGACCGGCGGGCACCTCTACACCGCCCTGGTCGGCCACGGCGCCTTCGTCCGCGTGGGCGGGCCGGACGCCGAACCGCGCCGCCTGCACCTGGAGGGGCCGGCGGAGGCCGGCGGCGTGGTGAGGGCCGGCGCCGGTGTGCTGGGTGCTGTCAAGGAGGCCGGCTGGCTGGCCAAGGTGGTGGAGAGCTCCGCCGCCGAGGTGGTCTCCATCGCCGACGGCCGCGTCATGGGCACGCTGCGGCTGGGGGGCGACCGCCGCGACCTGCACGGACCCGCGCTGCTGGTCGCCGAGGCCGGCGGCGCCGTGGTGCCGCTGGACGGCGAGCCGCTGTCCGGCGTGAGCCGCTCCCTGGTCCTGGCCCACCCCGGCGCCGTCGACGACCTCGTGGCGCTCGCCACGGCGAACCTCCCCGTCAGCGGCCCCGCCGACTGA
- a CDS encoding TetR/AcrR family transcriptional regulator — protein sequence MSPPDQHRRASGQPRRDAGGRGAVLAAVVDVLLTDGFEGVSIRRVATRAGVSIGAVQHHFPTKDAMLEAAMEHASEVVAEDVRAALAAPGPPAERLRAVVAALVGARPDQRPATVLWVARLARAEVHPPAAQRHAEEWGFLEQLLDDLLAAALPALAAAPRAQEAAALLALADGLAVAVAREPARMPPGRALAVAAAHLDRLLAG from the coding sequence GTGTCACCCCCTGACCAGCACCGACGTGCCTCCGGGCAGCCTCGGCGTGATGCCGGTGGGCGCGGTGCGGTGCTCGCGGCCGTCGTCGACGTCCTGCTCACCGACGGCTTCGAGGGCGTCAGCATCCGGCGCGTGGCCACCCGGGCCGGCGTCTCCATCGGCGCCGTGCAGCACCACTTCCCCACCAAGGACGCCATGCTCGAGGCGGCGATGGAGCACGCCAGCGAGGTGGTCGCCGAGGACGTGCGCGCCGCTCTCGCCGCGCCGGGCCCGCCCGCGGAGCGCCTGCGCGCCGTGGTGGCCGCGCTGGTGGGAGCCCGGCCCGACCAGCGGCCCGCGACCGTGCTGTGGGTGGCGCGGCTCGCCCGCGCCGAGGTGCACCCGCCGGCCGCCCAGCGCCACGCCGAGGAGTGGGGCTTCCTGGAGCAGCTCCTCGACGACCTGCTGGCCGCCGCGCTGCCCGCCCTGGCCGCCGCGCCGCGAGCCCAGGAGGCCGCTGCGCTGCTGGCCCTCGCCGACGGGCTCGCCGTGGCCGTGGCCCGCGAGCCGGCGCGGATGCCGCCCGGGCGGGCCCTCGCCGTCGCCGCAGCCCACCTCGACAGGCTGCTCGCCGGCTGA
- a CDS encoding DUF418 domain-containing protein has translation MEQPSARSAALDLARGVAVLGTLATNVWIFTDPQGFVGYTARIGSSARDLAGWGGVEVVAQQLAQGKFLGLLTLLFGIGLELQRRSALRRGSPWPGRYPLRAALLLLDGAVNYVLVAEFDVLMGYAVTGVVVAYLLATSERAQRAWLVTAAAVHLVVLTALGLLLSGLPEVEQQPLAPNPYADGSFWALAAFRVDNAAAFRAEPVLIGALSVALFLTGSQLVRRGLLEAGSQRGARLRRRLLVTGAVALGVDLALGLFGGVAGVVVARYGTAPLVAGGLLAAAVELERRRPTPAGAERFARARLAEVGRTALSCYVLQNLLAGALCYGWGAGLAAATPDALRVPVTLTVYAAVCVAVVAAAWAWLHRFERGPLELLTHRVLAAAATQRRASSLR, from the coding sequence ATGGAGCAGCCGTCCGCGCGCAGCGCCGCCCTCGACCTCGCCCGCGGCGTGGCGGTCCTCGGCACGCTGGCCACCAACGTCTGGATCTTCACCGACCCGCAGGGCTTCGTCGGGTACACCGCGCGCATCGGCTCCAGCGCGCGCGACCTCGCCGGGTGGGGCGGGGTCGAGGTCGTCGCCCAGCAGCTGGCGCAGGGCAAGTTCCTCGGGCTGCTCACCCTGCTCTTCGGCATCGGGCTGGAGCTGCAGCGCCGCTCGGCGCTGCGCCGCGGGTCGCCCTGGCCCGGGCGCTACCCACTGCGTGCGGCCCTGCTGCTGCTCGACGGAGCCGTCAACTACGTGCTCGTCGCCGAGTTCGACGTGCTCATGGGCTACGCCGTGACCGGCGTCGTCGTCGCCTACCTCCTGGCGACCTCCGAACGCGCCCAGCGCGCCTGGCTCGTCACCGCGGCCGCGGTGCACCTGGTCGTGCTCACCGCGCTGGGGCTGCTGCTGTCAGGACTGCCCGAGGTCGAGCAGCAGCCGCTGGCGCCCAACCCCTACGCCGACGGGTCGTTCTGGGCCCTGGCGGCCTTCAGGGTGGACAACGCCGCGGCGTTCCGCGCCGAGCCGGTCCTCATCGGTGCGCTGTCGGTGGCGCTCTTCCTGACCGGCTCGCAGCTGGTGCGCCGCGGGCTGCTCGAGGCCGGTTCGCAGCGCGGCGCCCGCCTGCGCCGGCGCCTGCTCGTCACCGGGGCGGTCGCGCTGGGCGTCGACCTGGCCCTGGGGTTGTTCGGCGGCGTCGCCGGCGTGGTGGTGGCCCGGTACGGCACCGCGCCCCTCGTCGCCGGGGGCCTGCTCGCCGCGGCCGTGGAGCTGGAGCGGCGGCGCCCCACCCCCGCGGGCGCCGAGCGCTTCGCCCGCGCGCGCCTCGCCGAGGTCGGCCGCACGGCCCTGAGCTGCTACGTGCTGCAGAACCTGCTGGCCGGAGCGCTCTGCTACGGGTGGGGCGCAGGCCTGGCCGCCGCCACTCCCGACGCGCTGCGGGTGCCGGTGACGCTGACCGTGTACGCAGCCGTGTGCGTCGCGGTGGTGGCAGCGGCCTGGGCGTGGCTGCACCGCTTCGAGCGCGGCCCGCTGGAGCTCCTCACCCACCGCGTGCTCGCCGCGGCCGCGACCCAGCGCCGAGCGAGCTCGCTGCGCTGA
- a CDS encoding prephenate dehydrogenase translates to MTTLHARTRGPVHVVGTGLLGTSAALALRARGVETTLADPSPTAAALARDLGAGRLRQDDEAPPALVVVASPPDVTAAVVAEQLACWPHAVVTDVASVKLTVLHELRRLLAAGVHGLDGAAGERALARYVGSHPLAGRERSGAVAARGTLFAGRPWVLCPTASSSAVAVATVRDLADDLGGVPVVMEAGAHDEAVALVSHVPQVAASLVAARLREAPEPAVDLAGQGLRDVTRIAESDPALWVQILGANAGPVAAVLRDLRADLDAVLAALEQLDTVQDAADAAANSPGALAAVARLIADGGAGRARVPGKHGAPPTSYAVVTVLVPDAPGELARLLHDVGAAGVNLEDLRLEHSPGQPVGLAEVSVLPAARTVLESALRDLGWALLD, encoded by the coding sequence ATGACCACGCTCCACGCGCGCACGCGCGGTCCCGTCCACGTGGTCGGCACGGGCCTGCTGGGCACCAGTGCCGCGCTGGCGCTGCGCGCCCGCGGCGTCGAGACCACCCTGGCCGACCCCTCGCCGACCGCGGCCGCCCTGGCCCGCGACCTCGGCGCCGGACGGCTGCGCCAGGACGACGAAGCGCCGCCCGCGCTCGTCGTCGTCGCCTCCCCGCCCGACGTGACGGCCGCGGTGGTGGCCGAGCAGCTGGCGTGCTGGCCGCACGCCGTGGTCACCGACGTGGCCAGCGTCAAGCTCACGGTGCTCCACGAGCTGCGCCGGCTGCTCGCCGCCGGAGTCCACGGCCTGGACGGGGCCGCCGGGGAGCGGGCGCTGGCGCGCTACGTGGGCAGCCACCCGCTGGCCGGGCGGGAGCGCTCCGGTGCCGTCGCCGCCCGCGGCACGCTCTTCGCGGGGCGGCCGTGGGTGCTGTGCCCCACGGCGAGCTCGTCGGCGGTGGCGGTGGCGACCGTCCGCGACCTCGCCGACGACCTCGGCGGCGTGCCCGTGGTGATGGAGGCCGGGGCGCACGACGAGGCGGTGGCGCTGGTCTCCCACGTGCCGCAGGTGGCCGCGTCGCTGGTGGCCGCGCGGCTGCGCGAGGCGCCGGAGCCGGCGGTCGACCTGGCCGGGCAGGGCCTGCGGGACGTCACGCGCATCGCCGAGTCCGACCCGGCGCTGTGGGTGCAGATCCTCGGCGCGAACGCCGGTCCGGTGGCGGCGGTGCTGCGCGACCTGCGCGCCGACCTCGACGCCGTGCTGGCGGCCCTGGAGCAGCTCGACACCGTGCAGGACGCCGCTGACGCCGCCGCGAACAGCCCGGGCGCGCTGGCCGCGGTGGCCCGCCTCATCGCCGACGGCGGCGCCGGGCGCGCCCGGGTGCCGGGCAAGCACGGCGCCCCGCCGACGTCCTACGCCGTGGTGACGGTGCTCGTGCCGGACGCTCCCGGTGAGCTGGCGAGGCTCCTGCACGACGTCGGCGCGGCCGGTGTCAACCTCGAGGACCTGCGCCTGGAGCACTCCCCGGGCCAGCCGGTGGGCCTGGCGGAGGTGTCGGTGCTGCCCGCGGCGCGCACCGTGCTGGAGTCCGCTCTGCGCGACCTCGGCTGGGCCCTGCTCGACTGA
- the aroH gene encoding chorismate mutase: protein MVLDAAQASHPALTARAVRAVRGAVQLDADEREHLLASTRELVTAVLEANGLSTDDLISITFTCTPDLTSEFPAVAARELGLGDVPLMCAVEVDVRGAMPRVVRLMALAETALARSEVQHVYLRGAAALRRDIAQ, encoded by the coding sequence ATGGTGCTCGACGCCGCGCAGGCGTCCCACCCCGCGCTGACCGCGCGCGCCGTGCGCGCGGTCAGGGGAGCGGTGCAGCTCGACGCCGACGAGCGGGAGCACCTGCTCGCCAGCACGCGCGAGCTGGTGACCGCCGTCCTGGAGGCGAACGGGCTGTCCACCGACGACCTCATCAGCATCACGTTCACCTGCACGCCGGACCTGACCAGCGAGTTCCCGGCCGTGGCAGCGCGCGAGCTGGGCCTGGGCGACGTGCCGCTCATGTGCGCCGTCGAGGTGGACGTCCGCGGGGCCATGCCCCGCGTGGTCCGGCTGATGGCGCTGGCCGAGACGGCGCTGGCGCGCAGCGAAGTCCAGCACGTGTACCTGCGCGGTGCTGCTGCGCTGCGCCGGGACATCGCCCAGTGA